The proteins below are encoded in one region of Malaclemys terrapin pileata isolate rMalTer1 chromosome 8, rMalTer1.hap1, whole genome shotgun sequence:
- the RGS4 gene encoding regulator of G-protein signaling 4, with protein sequence MCKGLAALPATCLKSAKDMKHHLDFLLQKPCSCEHSSSHSKKEKMAPPQRVSHKEVQKWTDCLENLIHHNSGLAAFQAFLKSEYSKENIEFWVSCKEYKKTKSPANLSPKARKIYNEFISVQATREVNLDSCTWEVTSHNVLKPTLSCFDEAQKKIFILMEKDSYRFFLKSRFYLDLVSPPATTCGTQNHKRATSPALACFSPLVSHCQLPTCLDACNMRLMAAVPVSPLGYSEEEPRLPLTSYPEEEPCLPFASYPEEQPSLPFASYPEESMVLEIAEDTSQTQVPYEGESRSSPGAADPGLSS encoded by the exons ATGTGCAAGGGACTTGCTGCATTGCCAGCCACTTGCTTAAAAA GTGCAAAAGATATGAAGCATCATCTGGATTTCTTACTGCAGAAGCCTTGTTCATGTGAGCACAGCTCTTCCCACAgcaagaaggagaaaatggctccaccccagag GGTTAGCCACAAGGAAGTCCAGAAATGGACTGACTGTTTGGAGAACCTGATACATCATAACA GTGGGCTGGCTGCTTTCCAGGCTTTCCTCAAGTCTGAGTACAGCAAGGAGAATATTGAGTTCTGGGTGAGCTGCAAGGAGTACAAGAAAACCAAATCGCCAGCCAACCTTAGCCCCAAGGCCAGGAAGATTTACAATGAGTTCATCTCTGTGCAGGCTACTAGAGAA GTGAACTTGGATTCCTGCACATGGGAAGTGACCAGCCACAATGTTCTCAAGCCCACCCTGTCGTGCTTCGACGAGGCTCAGAAAAAAATCTTCATCCTCATGGAGAAGGATTCTTACCGCTTCTTCCTCAAATCTCGCTTCTACCTCGATTTGGTCAGTCCACCTGCAACTACTTGTGGGACTCAGAACCACAAAAGAGCTACGTCTCCTGCCTTAGCCTGCTTCTCCCCTCTGGTCTCTCA TTGCCAACTCCCGACATGTTTAGATGCCTGCAACATGAGGCTCATGGCTGCAGTCCCTGTGTCACCTCTCGG ctacTCCGAGGAGGAGCCGCGCCTACCCCTcaccagctaccccgaggaggagccgtgCCTACCCTttgccagctaccctgaggagcagCCGAGCCTACCCTTCGCTAGTTACCCGGAGGAATCGATGGTGCTGGAAATTGCCGAGGACACCAGCCAAACCCAGGTACCTTACGAGGGGGAGTCCAGAAGTAGCCCGGGAGCAGCCGACcctggcctgagctcctga